The window GAAAATCTCAATCCCGGTTTATGGCAACCTTGAATTCAATTAAGACACGCAAGTAGTGACAGCATGACTGCACCCATTAAGGTGCGGTCAGCTGCTATGCTTGGTCGTTTCTACAATCTGGAATCTAAGAATCCGAGCCGCCCGACTCATCTGCTTCGCCCTCGAGCTTCTCAAAATAGTCCGTTGTACTAGGCACTTTACGAAGCTCGTTACGAGCAATTCGCCATGCCTGTTGAATTAGCCAAGATATTGAACGGTCTTGGCGCTCCGCTTCCCCCTGAATGTCTTGCAGCATGTCAGAAGGAAAATACAAAGCCTGCCGCTTCGATTTTCCGTCTCCCACGCCTTACCCCTGCGCCGTGTCGGGTTCGCTGTCACCCATCACGTCGTTTACCGAAGGAAACTTTTTAATTTCCCCGCGGGCTACTCGCCATGCTTGCTGGACGATCCATGAGAGTGAACGGTCTTGGCGGTTCGCCTCAGACTGAATCTCTTGCAACATGGCTTCAGGAAAATACAAACTCTGCTTGCGCTTATCGCTCATAAGATTGGCTCCATCTGTTCCCTGTTAAACCACAGGAACTTACACAGCAAGTTTAAGCAAGGCCTGAGTCAGGGTCAAGCCGGCGAAACGTAAAGTCATCGCCTATCCCACTCTTCATGAGATTTTTTCAGAAAAAGTATTCCAGCAGAGATGCTGTAGACCCAGCCGTTTATCGTTGAGAGAATATTCAAATCGAATTCGGCGATGTGGCTAAAGGCGCTAGATAAAGCTCAGGAGCGTGTTTAGCCCGATAACGGTCATAACGAAGGCAGTGCCCAAGCCGACACGAATTTTTGCCTGTTGTGCAGGATCGACTATTTGATATCGCACTAACAAATTATTTAGGAAATGGTTTTGAGGCCCAACGGACTGATTTTCTTCACATACACTCTGCATGTGG of the Deltaproteobacteria bacterium genome contains:
- a CDS encoding TIGR04563 family protein; amino-acid sequence: MLQDIQGEAERQDRSISWLIQQAWRIARNELRKVPSTTDYFEKLEGEADESGGSDS
- a CDS encoding TIGR04563 family protein, which translates into the protein MSDKRKQSLYFPEAMLQEIQSEANRQDRSLSWIVQQAWRVARGEIKKFPSVNDVMGDSEPDTAQG